A single Trachemys scripta elegans isolate TJP31775 chromosome 20, CAS_Tse_1.0, whole genome shotgun sequence DNA region contains:
- the MYCBP gene encoding C-Myc-binding protein isoform X1, with translation MAHYKAADSKREQFRRYLEKSGVLDTLTKVLVALYEEPEKPNSALDFLKHHIGAAAPENPEVEALRLEVAEMKEKYEAVLEENKKLKAKLSQYEPPPEEKRGE, from the exons ATGGCGCATTACAAG GCCGCGGACTCTAAGCGAGAGCAGTTCCGCCGCTACCTGGAGAAATCCGGGGTGCTGGACACGCTCACCAAAG tgttggTAGCCCTATATGAAGAGCCAGAGAAACCAAATAGTGCACTGGA CTTTCTGAAGCATCATATAGGAGCCGCAGCTCCAGAAAATCCAGAAGTAGAGGCCCTTCGCCTGGAAGTGGCAGAGATGAAAGAAAAATATGAAGCTGtgttggaagaaaacaaaaaactaaaagcAAAG CTGTCTCAGTATGAACCACCTCCAGAAGAGAAGCGTGGTGAATAG
- the MYCBP gene encoding C-Myc-binding protein isoform X2 gives MAHYKAADSKREQFRRYLEKSGVLDTLTKVLVALYEEPEKPNSALDFLKHHIGAAAPENPEVEALRLEVAEMKEKYEAVLEENKKLKAKGVIFSETYPQ, from the exons ATGGCGCATTACAAG GCCGCGGACTCTAAGCGAGAGCAGTTCCGCCGCTACCTGGAGAAATCCGGGGTGCTGGACACGCTCACCAAAG tgttggTAGCCCTATATGAAGAGCCAGAGAAACCAAATAGTGCACTGGA CTTTCTGAAGCATCATATAGGAGCCGCAGCTCCAGAAAATCCAGAAGTAGAGGCCCTTCGCCTGGAAGTGGCAGAGATGAAAGAAAAATATGAAGCTGtgttggaagaaaacaaaaaactaaaagcAAAG ggagtgatattttcagagacctatccacaatga